Sequence from the Gloeocapsopsis dulcis genome:
GAGCAAAAAGAATTATTTCAGCAGGCTGCTGATATCCAGGGTCGGACATTAACAGACTTCGTAGTCAGCAGTGTATTTGAGGCTGCGAAGCAGGCTATTCAGGAACACGAAATAATGGTTTTAACTTTACGAGATCGGAAAGTTTTTGTTGAAGCACTACTCAACCCCCCAGAGCCAAGTGCTAAACTGCGGGATGCTGCTTCGCGCTACAAGCAGAAAATGGGTGTATAGGTGTAATGGATTCTGATTATTTGATAGAGCCGCTTAGTTCGCATCACGATCGAGCGGCTTTTTGTTGCGGCGTTGAAGCATTAGATCGTTATTTGCAAAAGCAAGCCAGTCAAGACGCTCGCAAATACATTGCTGCTCCGTATGTTTTGTTTGACAAAAACTCTAATGTCGTTATTGGGTATTACACATTGTGTGGAACCAATATTATTGCAGAAGAGCTACCGACCGAAATAGCTAAGAAACTCCCACGATATCCGATGGTGCCAGCAACCTTACTTGGCAGATTAGCAGTTGATAAAAATTATCGAGGAAAGAGATTAGGCGAAGATCTGTTAATGGATGCTTTGTATCGCAGCTTTTTGCACGCAAAAAACGTTGCTTCAATGGCTGTAGTAGTAGACGCCAAGGATAATAAAGCCCGCTCCTTTTACGAGCATTATGACTTTATTCGGTTTCCGGATCAGCCAAATCGGCTATTTCTGCCAATGTTTACGATAGTGAAGATGTTTGAATAGCTATTTTAGCCTCAGAGCCTCTACATTTAAGCGATGGCTAACTCTTCACTCATTTTCAGTATTTTTGACGCTGTTATCTTTGTATTTTTGCTGCCAGCATAAAGGAGTTGTACGTCAATTATTATGCTGAAATCTTTATCCTGCGTTTCTATTGCTGTAACGTTAGCCTTAACGATATTCAAAATGGTTACATGATGGGTAAAGTCAAAGAGCAACTTGACCGCTGCGATCGCGCTTGGGAATTATCGGAATTAGCTGGCGATCAGGGAAGTAGGTTTCAATGCGCCTTCACTTAGCTTGTTACAATAAGGCAGTATACCGTATAACGGGATAAATGATAATTAGCTTTGCATCTAAAGACACAGAGGATGTGTTCAATGGTGTTGAGACAAAAAGGACAAGAAAGTTAATTCCTGACTATTTGTTAGAAGATGCTCAGAGCGCATTTCTAAATAAAAGATGAAGTAGCTTCATACTGTTCCCCCAAACGTTGCAGCATCAATCGGATCATGGCTCCCTGAATCATTGCCTCACTCACTTCAGGTAACAGTTCATAATCCTTGCTCAAACGGCGATTCTGATTGAGCCAACCAAAAGTTCGCTCTACAACCCACCGCTTCGGTAGGACAACGAATCCTGCTTCAGAGCGCCTGACTACCTCGACTTTCGCACCACACAATTGTTCAATCACACGCGCAAAGTTCTCCCCTTGATAGCCCTGATCCACCCAGACCAATTGCAGTGTCTGTGCGTCTGCTTGAGCCATTTCATGCACGACAAACGCCCCCCTTTTTGTTCTGAGCAATTGGCATTGATTACCAGTACTGAGATCAGCAGTCCCAACGTGTCCACTAGGATAAAGCGCTTGCGTCCTTTCACTAATTTGCCACCGTCGAAGCCGTAGACCTCCCCTTTTTTCCGTCGTTTTGACGGTTTGACTGTCGATACAACCTGCACTAGCATGAGGATTTCTTCCAGCAGCACCCCGGACTGATTGCCGTAGTTGGTCATGGATCTGCTGCCATACCCCCTTGCGTTGCC
This genomic interval carries:
- a CDS encoding DUF1778 domain-containing protein, with protein sequence MSPTTKENSKAKLDRSKDERLEVRITKEQKELFQQAADIQGRTLTDFVVSSVFEAAKQAIQEHEIMVLTLRDRKVFVEALLNPPEPSAKLRDAASRYKQKMGV
- a CDS encoding GNAT family N-acetyltransferase, with amino-acid sequence MDSDYLIEPLSSHHDRAAFCCGVEALDRYLQKQASQDARKYIAAPYVLFDKNSNVVIGYYTLCGTNIIAEELPTEIAKKLPRYPMVPATLLGRLAVDKNYRGKRLGEDLLMDALYRSFLHAKNVASMAVVVDAKDNKARSFYEHYDFIRFPDQPNRLFLPMFTIVKMFE
- a CDS encoding IS5 family transposase codes for the protein MVLSPQTRQFYRAKERAAKRYSSDLTDQEWEVIRPLLPSRSQGRGRKQQVDEREILNGIFYQLRNGCIWSDLPKDLPAWQTVYKYFRRWQRKGVWQQIHDQLRQSVRGAAGRNPHASAGCIDSQTVKTTEKRGGLRLRRWQISERTQALYPSGHVGTADLSTGNQCQLLRTKRGAFVVHEMAQADAQTLQLVWVDQGYQGENFARVIEQLCGAKVEVVRRSEAGFVVLPKRWVVERTFGWLNQNRRLSKDYELLPEVSEAMIQGAMIRLMLQRLGEQYEATSSFI